One region of Triticum aestivum cultivar Chinese Spring chromosome 6B, IWGSC CS RefSeq v2.1, whole genome shotgun sequence genomic DNA includes:
- the LOC123134064 gene encoding uncharacterized protein produces the protein MTKQKQEQAATPGPALFSLHPTLFFLFSSLDTNFQFTPAATKRQPATRKADEDEPSHSQGDDGRPAAMDHVRKRHQEKGFLYDCFFMLCCCFFCHEACEHCRKRFCCCRNKDE, from the exons ATGACAAAACAGAAGCAGGAGCAAGCTGCCACCCCCGGCCCCGCTCTCTTCTCCCTCCACCCTACACTTTTCTTCCTATTCTCGTCGCTAGATACCAACTTCCAGTTCACCCCCGCCGCGACCAAGAGGCAGCCGGCGACGAGGAAGGCGGACGAGGACGAACCTTCGCACTCGCAGGGCGATGACGGGAGGCCGGCGGCCATGGATCATGTCAGGAAGCGCCACCAAGAGAAGGGCTTCCTCTATGACTG CTTCTTCATGCTGTGCTGCTGCTTCTTCTGCCATGAGGCCTGCGAGCACTGCCGCAagcgcttctgctgctgccgcAACAAGGACGAGTGA